The Helicobacter fennelliae nucleotide sequence TGGCTTTGCTATCGGGCTTGATCGCCTTGTAATGCTGATTACAAAAGCATCAAGCATTAGAGATGTGATCGCCTTTCCAAAAACCCAAAAAGCAATCTGCCCGCTGACAGAAGCACCAAGTAGCGTTGATGAGTCTTTGCTTAGAGAATTACACATTCGCCTAAGAAACCCAAAGTAATGAAAAACCAAAAGTAGTGAGAAACCAAAAACAAAGGAGAGAAAATGAAAAAATTGTTTTTAATCATCGGCGCACCCGGAAGTGGCAAAACAACAGACGCGCAACTTATCGCACAAAAAAATGCCGAGATTATCGTGCATTATTCCACAGGTGATTTGCTACGCGAGGAAGTGGCAAAAGGCTCATCAGAAGGCAAGATTATCGCTGATATTATCGCAAAAGGCAATCTTGTGCCATTAGAAATTGTTGTTAATACGATTATTTCAGCGATTAAATCCGCACCACGCGATAATATCATCATCGATGGCTATCCACGCAGTATCGAGCAAATGCAAGAGCTTGATAAAAAATTAAACCTGCAAAATGATGTGAAACTAGCCAAAGTTATAGAGGTTGAAGTGAGCGAGCAAACCGCTAGAGATAGGGTTTTGGGTAGAGCGAGGGGTGCTGATGATAATGTCGAGGTGTTTAATAATCGTATGCGCGTGTATCTTGAGCCACTCAAAGAGATTCAAGAATTCTATGGCTCTCAGAATCTTTTGCATCGTATTAATGGTGAGCGCACAATCGATGAGATTGTCGATGAAATGAACACCTTTATCATATCTCAAATCTAAGGAGCAAAAATGAATATAGCAAAAATTTCAGTCGGTGAGATTCCAGAAAAAGTCAATGCAGTTATCGAGATCCCTTATGGATCAAATGTCAAATACGAAGTCGATAAAGAAAGTGGCGCGGTTGTGGTTGATCGCGTAATGTATAGCGCGATGTTTTATCCGGCAAATTATGGATTTGTGCCAAATACTTTGGCTGATGATGATGATCCTATGGATATACTTGTTTTGAATGAATACCCATTGCAAGCAGGAAGTGTGATTAAATGTCGTCTTATCGGCGTGCTTATCATGGAAGATGAAAGCGGGATGGACGAAAAACTCATCGCTGTGCCAATAAGCAAAATCGATCCGCGATATGACAAAATCCAATCACTTCAAGATTTGCCAAAAATCACGCTTGATAGAATCAAAAACTTTTTTGAGACTTACAAAATGCTTGAGCCAAACAAATGGGTAAAAGTTAAAGATTATAAAGACAAAGACGAAGCAGCAAAAATCCTCCAAAAAGCCGTGCAAAACTATAAATAAGTATTTTTGGAGGATCGTTTGACTCATTACAAAAATTCTTTGGGATATTTTACTTCTTTGGTGGAATCCTTAGAGCAGATTCCAACCATTGGCAAAAAATCAGCCCAAAAAATAGCCTATACGCTCGCGATAGAAAATAAACATCTCGCCTTAAAACTTGCATATTGCATAGAAAATACCATTCATTATATTGCGACTTGTAAAAATTGTGGTGCGATTTGTGAGGGGGAAATCTGTGAAATCTGCCTTGATGACAAGCGCGATAATGGACAATTATGTGTCGTGCTTCACCCAAAAGATATTTTTACAATCGAAAATATCGGGGATTTTGGTGGTAAATATTGGGTTGTCCAAAATGCTATGGATAAGACTACGGATAAGGCTATGGATAAGATAGATTTTACTTTTTTGCGCGCACGCATTGTAAAAAACCATATCAATGAGATTATTTTTGCATTTTCTCCAAGCCTTGCAAACGAGACGATTATGATATTTATAGAAGATAAACTTCAAGACCTCAATCTCACATTTAGCAAAATCGCGCAAGGAGTGCCAACAGGCATAGGACTTGAAAACATCGATCAGCTTTCTCTCTCGCGAGCGATGAGTGCGAGGGTGAAGCTTTAGAGACTTTGATTTATTTAGAAATGATTAAAAATAAAAGGTAAAAAATGGGGTTTGAAATATTTGGAATAAAGGTTTTTGATTTAAGTAAGCCATTTGGTAATTTTGAAGCCTTTAGTACAATTATTCTTGTATGTTTGATTGCATTTTTAGGCTTTTTAATTTTATCAAAGAACAAAACAAACAAATAACACACATAAAAGAGATCATGATATGAAAAAAATAAATATCATACCGCTTGTTATGGGGTTTTGTCTCTGTATCAATATCGCCCTCTCTAGCGACAAACCACAATGGGCGCAAAGTGGCGTGTGTCAAGAGCCTGATTGTGCTGTGGGTGAAGCAAGCCTCAAAGAAGGCGAGATGAGTGCATTAGCGCGGGCTTTGAAAGAACTGCGTCTTTCGCTTGGCGTAAATATACAAGCAGAATACAATGAAAATACCGATAATAACGGAGAAACAAAAGCAGATTCTCATCTCAAACTCTACACTTCAATGCAGAATCTAGGCTACAAGATTCTTGACAAATACCAAGATAATTCTAGAATCTATATCAAAATCCAATACGACCCTAACAAAAAAGTAATCCAAAACGAAGTGATTCCAGAATTTGACACGATAAAAAGCCTTGAAAAACTCTGCAAAGACAATCAGCTTGATGGATATTATTGCGTGAGTTTGGGGAGGAAATACCAAAATGGCGAGAATGGACTAGCCAAAAATATAGATTTTGCGCTCAAATACTTTGACAAAGGGTGCAAAATGGGGACTTTGGAGGGGTGTTTGTTTGCAGGGAAGATCTCAGATTCTGCTCGCAAATCCAAAGAATACTTCACAAAAGCCTGCGATGGCGGACTTGGATCAGCCTGCTTTGAGCAAAGCCTCCTTGAAGATGAAATCACAGATAAAAGAGATTTACTCATCAAAGGCTGCAGTGGCAAAGACGCCTTGTCGTGCGCGTTTGCAGGGGAGATTTATCAAAAAGGTTTAGCACATGTCCAAACAAATACAAGTCTAGCAAATACTTACTACTCAAAATCTTGTCTGCTTGACAAAAACGGCGATGGCTGTGTTTTGCTATGGCAGAGTCAGCAAGATTGGCAAGAGATACAAAAACTCTGCGATACAAATAACGCCAAAGCTTGCGCTATCACAGGTGATGAAAACAACAATATCGATTTGCTCGAAAAATCAGCAATGCTAGATTCTGCGTTGGGGTATTATTTTTTGGCGCGGGCGAAAGATTCTACACAAAAAATGATGCTACTAGAGAAATCTTGCGCGCTTGGACTCAATGGCGACTTCACAAAAGGGTGTGAGGAGCTAGGCGATATGTATCAAACAGATGATGTGCAAAAGGTGCAATACTACTCAAAGGCGTGCAATACGCTTTTTTATGAAGAAAGCGCGTGCGAAAAACTCTATGAAATCGATCCGAGCCAATGCCAAAACGAAGAAATCTGCCTTAAGATAAAAAAGCAAAAAGAATTGCAACAAGCACAAGCAAACGAGCAAGCCAAGAGAGAGCAAGAAGAGCTAAGAAGTTACAAAGTAAAAACCGAATCTCACTCACAGCTTTCAAAAATCGGGGCGTTTATAGAAATGGGTATGCCTGTGCTACGTCCAAATCTGCCACAACTTATGAAGGAGTCTTCATCTAAGGTTGGATTTAATCTTAAAGTCGGGTTTGAAATACGTGGCAAAAACCCCAAATTCTCGCCATTTGTCGCGCCATATATGGG carries:
- a CDS encoding adenylate kinase, whose protein sequence is MKKLFLIIGAPGSGKTTDAQLIAQKNAEIIVHYSTGDLLREEVAKGSSEGKIIADIIAKGNLVPLEIVVNTIISAIKSAPRDNIIIDGYPRSIEQMQELDKKLNLQNDVKLAKVIEVEVSEQTARDRVLGRARGADDNVEVFNNRMRVYLEPLKEIQEFYGSQNLLHRINGERTIDEIVDEMNTFIISQI
- the recR gene encoding recombination mediator RecR — encoded protein: MTHYKNSLGYFTSLVESLEQIPTIGKKSAQKIAYTLAIENKHLALKLAYCIENTIHYIATCKNCGAICEGEICEICLDDKRDNGQLCVVLHPKDIFTIENIGDFGGKYWVVQNAMDKTTDKAMDKIDFTFLRARIVKNHINEIIFAFSPSLANETIMIFIEDKLQDLNLTFSKIAQGVPTGIGLENIDQLSLSRAMSARVKL
- the ppa gene encoding inorganic diphosphatase gives rise to the protein MNIAKISVGEIPEKVNAVIEIPYGSNVKYEVDKESGAVVVDRVMYSAMFYPANYGFVPNTLADDDDPMDILVLNEYPLQAGSVIKCRLIGVLIMEDESGMDEKLIAVPISKIDPRYDKIQSLQDLPKITLDRIKNFFETYKMLEPNKWVKVKDYKDKDEAAKILQKAVQNYK